The Microterricola viridarii nucleotide sequence TTTTGGCGACATTCGCGCCGTGCTCGACGTGGACGCCATCACCGCCGACATCGCTCGCCTGAGTGAGGCGGCCGGTGCCCCCGACCTCTGGGACGACACCGACAACGCCCAGAAGGTGACCAGCGCGCTCAGCCACCGCCAGTCGGAGCTCGCCAAGATCACCAGCATCGGCAGCCGGCTGGACGACCTCGAGGTGCTCGTCGAGCTCGCCAACGAGGCCGGCGACGACGAGAGCGCCCAGGAGGCGCGCGCCGAACTGGCCAGCCTGCAGAAGCTGATGGGCGAGCTCGAGGTGCAGACGCTGCTCGACGGCGAGTTCGACCCGAGCCCGGCCGTCGTCACGATCCGCGCCGGCGCCGGCGGCGTCGACGCCGCCGACTTCGCCGAGATGCTGATGCGCATGTACCTGCGCTGGGCCGAGAAGCACAAGTACCCGGTGCGCGTGCTCGACACCAGCTACGCCGAGGAGGCCGGCATCAAGTCGACCACCTTCGAGGTCGACGCCCCCTACGCCTTCGGCACCCTGAGCGTGGAAGCCGGCACCCACCGCCTGGTGCGGATGTCGCCCTTCGGCGCCGCGGGCAAGCGCCAGACGAGCTTCGCCGCCGTCGAGGTGGTTCCGCTGATCGAGCAGGCCCAGTCGGTCGACGTGCCGGAGGCGGACATCCGCATCGACGTGTTCCGCTCCAGTGGCCCCGGCGGCCAGTCGGTGAACACGACCGACTCCGCCGTGCGCATCACCCACCTGCCGACCGGCATCGTCGTCAGCTGCCAGAACGAGAAGAGCCAGATCCAGAACCGCGCGGCCGCGCTGCGCGTTCTGCAGTCGCGCCTGCTCCTGCTGCAGCGCGAGCAGGAGGCCGCCACGAAGAAGGAGTTCGCCGGCAACATCACGGCCAGCTGGGGCGACCAGATGCGCAGCTACGTGCTCGCGCCGTACCAAATGGTCAAGGACCTGCGCACCGACTACGAGGTCAACAACCCGAGCAACGTGTTCGACGGCGACCTGGACGGGTTCATCTCCGCCGGCATCCGCTGGCGCAAGGGTGCCCACTAGTCCGAGCGTCACGCTTGCCGCCACTGTTCGACGCCAAGCTGAGACGTGGCGCGTCGTTGCGCCGTTTCTTCGCACCGCTGCCTAAGCTCGGAGGGTCATGATTCGCTTTGACCACGTCACCAAGAAATACCCGGGAACCTCACGGCCGGCGCTGAACGCGATCGACCTTGAGATTCTCCGGGGCGAATTCGTCTTCCTCATCGGCGCGTCAGGCTCGGGCAAATCCAGCTGCCTGCGGCTCGTGCTGAAAGAGGAGAAACCGAGCACCGGCAGCATCCACGTGCTCGGCCAAGACCTGGGAACAATCTCCAACCGCAAGATCCCGTACTTCCGGCGCAACCTCGGCGTCGTCTTCCAGGACTTCCGGCTGCTGCCGAACAAGACCGTCTACGACAACGTGGCGTTCACGCTGCAGGTCATCGGCAAGTCGCGCGGCTACATCCAGGAGGCCGTGCCGGACACGCTGAAGATGGTCGGCCTCGACGGCAAGGCCCAGCGCTACCCGCATGAGCTCTCCGGCGGTGAGCAGCAGCGTGTCGCCATCGCCCGCGCCATCGTGAACAAGCCGCAGGTGCTGCTCGCCGACGAGCCGACGGGAAACCTCGACCCGACGACCAGCACCGGCATCATGACCCTGCTCGAGCGCATCAACGCCGGCGGAACCACGGTCATGATGGCCACGCACGAGGCGGCCATCGTCGACCAGATGCAGCGCCGCGTGATCGAGCTGAGCGCCGGAACCATCGTGCGCGATGAGCGCCACGGCGGCTACGCCACGAGCGCGGTGCCGATCCTGGCCGTCGGCCCCGAGTCCGTCGCCGCGGCCGCGCCCGCCACGAGCGCCGTGCCGACCAGCACCATGTCGCAGCCGCTCTACGTCGAGCCCGAGTTCAATGACGAGGTGACGGATGCCGCGGCCGCCGTCACTGCCGCGGCCCAGGCCGTGCAGCCGGCCCCCGCCGCGCCGCCCGCCCCGATGACGGGCAGCATGATCCGGCCGCTGCTGCCGGTGGCCAGGCACGAGGTGCCAGAACAACTGGGTCTCGCCGAGAAGCTGGGCCTCCGCGGCCCGGGCGAGAACAACGATCAGAGCAATGCACAAGAAGTGGGGCCGACGAAATGAGACTCGGTCTGGTACTCGGCGAGGCCGCCAACGGCCTGCGCCGCAACGCGTCGATGGTGGTCTCCGTCGTCCTCGTCACATTCATCTCGCTGACCTTCGTCGGCGTGGCCGTGCTCATGCAGATGCAGATCTCGCAGATGAAGAGCGTCTGGTACGACAAAGCGCAGGTCGCCGTCTACCTCTGCACCGACATCTCGCCGGGGGAGTCCTGCGCCGGCGGTGAGGCGACCCAGGAGCAGATCGACGCGGTCGAGGCGCAGCTGGACTCCGCCGTGCTCTCGCCCTTCATCGACAAGTGGTTCTTCGAGTCGCACGAGGAGGCGTTCAAGAACTTCCAGAAGCAGTTCGAGGGCAACCCCGTCACCGAGTACGTCACGGCCGACCAGCTCAACCAGACGTTCTGGGTGAACCTGATCGACCCGTCCAACGCCGCCGTGCTCTCCGAGAGCCTCGGCACGATGCCGGGCGTGGAGACCGTCACCGACCAGCGGCGCTATCTCGACCAGATCTTCTCGGTGCTGAATGCGGCCAGTTACACCGCCATCGGCATCGCGGCGCTCATGCTGATCGCCGCCGTGCTGCTGATCGCCACCACCATCCGGCTCTCGGCGTTCTCCCGGCGGCGGGAGATCGGCATCATGCGCCTGGTTGGAGCGTCGAACCGGTTCATCCAGACGCCGTTCGTGCTGGAGGGCGTCTTCGCCGCCCTGCTCGGCTCCCTGCTGGCCGGCGGCGCGGTGGTGGGCATCGTTCACTTCTTCGTGCAGGGCTACCTCGGCAGCGCGATGCAGTTCACCAGCTTCGTCGACGTCAAGGACGCCCTCGTGGTGGTGCCGATCCTGCTCGTCGTCGGCGCCGTGCTTGCCGCCTTCTCGGCCAACTTCGCCATCTCCAGGTATCTGAAGGTCTAGTGCCCAGCGCTCTCCGGCGGTTACTGCGTGCGCCTCTGCGCGCTGTGATCGTCGGGGCCCTGGCCGTGCTGCTGCTCGGCTCCGCGCTGCTGCAAGACGCGGCATCCGCCGCCCTGGCCGCCAGTGTCGACCCCGCCTCGCGCGGGATCTACGACATCCTGGTGACGGCGGATGCGGCCAGCGAGGCGCCGACGCTGCTCGCCCCGAACTCGCTGTACACAGGGGAGGAGCAGCTCAGCCTCGCCGACGTCGAGGCCATCCGCGCACTGGCCGGCGTGGATCTGGCTGCCCCGATCGCCCAGATCGTCGTGCCCGGCCAGCGCGGCTACCAGACCCAGGTGCGCATCCCGGTCGACCTCGGCCAACCCGTCTCGGCGCCCGAGAGCTACCGGGCGGTGTTGCGCCTGCTCGGTGACAGCGGACTCGGCGAACGGCTGATCGCCGAGAATACCGCTGCGCTGACGCTGGACCGAGCCGACGTGCCGCTGGAACCGCCCCCGGTGGTCGACGACGTCAACTCCTCCTGCTCGATCGGCGCTGTGGCGATCCCGTGCTCGCTGTTCCCGTGGGCGAGCGCGCCCCTGTCGCGGACGGCGGTGTGGATGGAGGCCCTCGATGGCACGTACTCGAGCACCGGTGAGAGCGACGGCCAGACGATCACCCTGCACATGCCGGCCTCGTTCAGCGGCGACCTGCGGATGACGCTCATCGACCCGAACGCCGAGCGGGCGCTGCTCGGCACCGCCGGCGGCTTCCTCGACCCGCTGATCGACCTCGGGGGCACGGCGCCGGTCGACTACGATGCCCTCGAGACCTGGGCGGCAGCACGCGACACCCCCGCGGCCCGCGCGATCAACGCCACCGCGCAGGCCACCCAGAAGTTCCATGACGAGTTCTTGGGCGGGGCGGCATACCTGGAGTATGCCCGCATCCTGCGCGAACGCGGCGAGGAGCCGGACCCCGACGCCTACACGGGCACCATGATGCCCGTTGTGCCCATGCTCCTCGCCGACGATCTCGCCGCAGGTGCGCTTCGCGCCGAGTTCAGCGTGGAGTCGTTCGGGCCGAGCGGTCCGCTTCCCGATCCGCTCGAGAACAGCGGTGGCTACGTGCCCAACCCGCCGATTCCGGATGCCGTGCGCAACGGCGACCCGGGCGTTGCGCTGCCGCCGGTCAGCGTCGACGCATCCGTGCTGCTGAATCCCGCGTCGTATGGCGCACTCTCGCTTCCCTGGCCCGGCACGGTTCCCGGTCGTGCGCCGGAGTCGGTGTTCCCCGATTACCCGTTCTACGTGGACCTGTCCAGCCCGGTGAGCGTGCACGACCTCGCTCCGGGTGTCGGCACCGTCGGATCCGATGGGGCGCAGGAGGTGCGCCTGGATGGCGTCGGATTCCACAAGCTCGGCGGGGATGCCGGAAGCGTTCTCAACGAGAGCCTGCGCGGCGGAACAGATGTGAATCCCGACCTCGCCGGAACCGAGTCGGTTTTCGGCGTCGTCCGGGCACGCGAGCGGGGCGTGCCCACCCAGGGCGAGTACCGGGGCGGGGTCAGCGTCGGCGGGTTCAGCGCCGGCGAGCAGCGCGCCATCACCGAGCTCGCCGCCGGCATTCCGCTCGGGGCATATGAGCCGAGTGACGCCACGTTGCTCGCGACGGCGGACGACGAGGGCCTGTCGGTGGGATCCCCGGTCGCCGGCTTCGGCCCGCTCGGCCTGGCCGCCGGGCGCACGAGCGCGATCGCCGACATCAACAGCGTCGCATTCCGCAGCGAGAACAAGGTCGACGCGGTGCGGGTGCGCGTCGCCGGCGTCGAGCGCTACGACGCGGCCGGCATCAGCGCCGTCACGCAGGCCGCCCGCGAGATCGAGCGGCTCGGCTACCGTGCCACGATCGTCGCCGGCAGCCAGGGCGAGGACGTGAGGGTGAGCGTCGGCGGCTACGCCTTCGGCACCATGGATGCCGCGACCCCGCAGAGGGTGGGGGAGCTCGGCGTCATCCAGCAGCGCTGGAGCGTGCTCGGGCCGGCCGCCGCGGCCGGAGCCGGCATCGGCGCGGGGACACAGCTGTTGCTCGGCACGGCGCTGCTTGCCGTGCTCGGGGCGTTCGCCCTGATCGAAGCGGGCGCCGTGCCGGCCCGGCGCCGGGAGGCCGCCGTGCTCCGCGGGCTCGGCTGGCGGCGCCGGCGCATCGTGGCCTGGTTCGCGGCCGAGCATGTCGTCGCGCTGGCGGTGCTGGCCGCCGCCGGCCTGGCCGCCGTGCTCGTCGCCGCCGACCCGCCGCTGACCGCGACCGTCGTCGTCGTCGTGCTGCTCGCCGGCTCGGCGATCGCGCTCACGGCGCTCGCACGGGCGACTCGGGCGCCCCGCGTGTGGACGGCGAGCGAGGCCGAGCTGCAGCACGCGCGGGGAGACGTGCGTGAGCGCGAGTTCGAGCGGCGGCCGGAGGCCCGCGTGCTCGGCACGGACCTGTCGGCTGCGGAATCCGCGCCGGCCGCCCGCATCGTGCGGATGCCGCGCTCGCCCCTGCTGTGGGGCGTGCAGCGTGCCTGGCGCAGCCCCGCCGCCTCACTGCCGCGCGCCGCCGCCGTCGGCGCGGTGATGGCACCCGTCGCCGCGCTCACCGCGGCCAGCGCCGAGCCGGGTGGGGGCGGCCCTGCCCAGCTCCTCCTCGCCGCGGCCGGAGTGGCTGCCGGCCTGGTACTGCTCGCCGGGTTGCGACAGCGCGACCGGGCGGCCGCCACGCCCGAGTCGGCCGACGCCCCCGCGGCCGTGTTGGCTGCCAGCGGCTGGCTGCCGCGCGAGGTCCGGTTGGCCGCCCTGGCCGCGTCGCTCGCCGCCCCGCTGGCCGCCGCGCTGCTCGGCAGCTATGCGCTCTGGTTCGTGCTCAGCTCTGCCGGCATCGACAGCGTCAACACTCCGGTCAGC carries:
- the prfB gene encoding peptide chain release factor 2, which produces MIELDISEQIAALRSTFGDIRAVLDVDAITADIARLSEAAGAPDLWDDTDNAQKVTSALSHRQSELAKITSIGSRLDDLEVLVELANEAGDDESAQEARAELASLQKLMGELEVQTLLDGEFDPSPAVVTIRAGAGGVDAADFAEMLMRMYLRWAEKHKYPVRVLDTSYAEEAGIKSTTFEVDAPYAFGTLSVEAGTHRLVRMSPFGAAGKRQTSFAAVEVVPLIEQAQSVDVPEADIRIDVFRSSGPGGQSVNTTDSAVRITHLPTGIVVSCQNEKSQIQNRAAALRVLQSRLLLLQREQEAATKKEFAGNITASWGDQMRSYVLAPYQMVKDLRTDYEVNNPSNVFDGDLDGFISAGIRWRKGAH
- the ftsE gene encoding cell division ATP-binding protein FtsE encodes the protein MIRFDHVTKKYPGTSRPALNAIDLEILRGEFVFLIGASGSGKSSCLRLVLKEEKPSTGSIHVLGQDLGTISNRKIPYFRRNLGVVFQDFRLLPNKTVYDNVAFTLQVIGKSRGYIQEAVPDTLKMVGLDGKAQRYPHELSGGEQQRVAIARAIVNKPQVLLADEPTGNLDPTTSTGIMTLLERINAGGTTVMMATHEAAIVDQMQRRVIELSAGTIVRDERHGGYATSAVPILAVGPESVAAAAPATSAVPTSTMSQPLYVEPEFNDEVTDAAAAVTAAAQAVQPAPAAPPAPMTGSMIRPLLPVARHEVPEQLGLAEKLGLRGPGENNDQSNAQEVGPTK
- the ftsX gene encoding permease-like cell division protein FtsX; the protein is MRLGLVLGEAANGLRRNASMVVSVVLVTFISLTFVGVAVLMQMQISQMKSVWYDKAQVAVYLCTDISPGESCAGGEATQEQIDAVEAQLDSAVLSPFIDKWFFESHEEAFKNFQKQFEGNPVTEYVTADQLNQTFWVNLIDPSNAAVLSESLGTMPGVETVTDQRRYLDQIFSVLNAASYTAIGIAALMLIAAVLLIATTIRLSAFSRRREIGIMRLVGASNRFIQTPFVLEGVFAALLGSLLAGGAVVGIVHFFVQGYLGSAMQFTSFVDVKDALVVVPILLVVGAVLAAFSANFAISRYLKV